TTATTAAAGAAAATATGAAAAATGTTGATATTGAACAAATTACTGATTATTTAGTAATGGCTACATATTTAATCGAATTAAAATCTAAACAAATTATTCCTTCAACTGATGATGAAAATGAGGAAGATTATGATCTATCAAACAACAAAGAAAGAGATCGTTTAGTAAAACATTTAATTGAATATAAACATTATCGAGAAGTTATACCAAAATTAGAAGAATTGCAATTAAATCGTTCACAAATGATTGGAAAAGAAGCTGATGAATGAAATGCTTTCCAAGTTTCTAATGATGATTTGCCAGAAGCGCCATTACCAAACTACATGAATCCTGATCGATTATTAGTTGCGATGCAACGAATTTTTAATAGATTAAAAAATAAAAGTATTAATTCTCCAAAAATTGTTGTTGAAGAATTATCAATTGAAGATGTTCAAAATGAAATATATGAAATTATTAAAAATAGTAAATCAAAGCAAATTACTTTGACTCAATTATTGAGCAAAGTTGATCAAAATAAACTTAATCAAATGTATTTTGTTACATGTTTTGTTGCTTTATTAGTTTTAACAAGATATCAAAAAATTGATATGTTTCAAAAAAAAGTTAATGATGAAATATATATAGAATTAAATACAAAACCTATAAGTAATGAACCTGAAGAAACCATTGAAGAAATGATTAAGAGACAAGAAGATTTTAAGCGCGAAACTGAAGAATACAGAAAACAAATTATGAAGCAGCGAGCTGAAGAATATCAAAAAAAACGTGAAATGTATTTGAAAGAAAAATACGGTGATGCTTATGTGTCGCGCGAAGAATATCGTAAAATGAGTGATGCTGAAAAATTGAAATTGCGAGAGAGACAAAAAGAAATTAATAAAAATAATAATGGTAATAAGGAATAATGACTATGGCAAAAAAAGAAAAAATATCTAAACAAATTAAAACAAAAAGTAACAATTTAAATTTAGATAAAATAAAAAATGTTTTTGCTAAAGAAAAATCACAATTATCGCCTCCAAAGAAAAAAAATATCAATAATCAAACATCACTAGATGTTAAAGCAATAATTCAAGGTGCTTTATTTGTTGCCGGAAAAGAAGGAATGACATTAGCTGAATTACATAAAATTTTGCCTAAATTAACAATGGAAGAAATTAAGCAAAATTTAGGTAAATTACAAAATAAATTTGATTTAGATAACGAATTAGGTATTACGATTAAAGATTACGGTAATAAATATAAATTTTTGACTAAACCTGAAATAAAAAATGAAATGCGACGATATGCCAATTTAAAATTTAAAAATCCTTTAAATTCAAAATTAATGGAAGTATTAGCTATTATTGCCTATAATCAACCTTGTACTAGACCAAGAATTTCAGAAATTCGAGGAGTTGATTCTGCAAATTTAGTAGATATTTTAATTGAGCACGGATTAGTTCAAGAATTAGGCAGATCTGATACTTGAGGAAGACCTTTCATTTATTCTGTTACTGATAAATTTTTTGATCTTTTTGGTATTAGTACTATAGAAGATTTACCAAAAGTTCAAAATTTTGATCCTGAATCATTTCTTGAAGCAAATTTCTTTGATAGCAATAGATTTGAAGAATAAATTTTTGCATTACGTTATTAAAAATAAAAAAGGGACCTTTCGGTCCCTATTTTGCTTATAAGCCATGTTCTGTATCCAAATAGATGGATGTTAACTATTTATCTACATAAATTTATAAATTTATGTCACAATTTTAATTCATTTCTTAATTTTGTGTTCCCTTACCAAAATTTAGGTTTCTCACTTATGGGGTTTACCAACGTTTCACTATTAATTTTCATTAATACTCGTCTCTGTGGCACTTTATGCAAAATCACCATGATATAAATTTTAGGTTATTTGCGCCGTCATTATAAATCTAATCATAATGCTAGGTTTTATTTATTAAACCTACATAAAAACTACAAACATCTCAGTTTGTGTGAGCATGGACTTTCCTCTAATTTATTAAAAATCAGCAGTTAACCAGCAAAACATAAATATTTTACATAAAAATTAATATAGTTAATAGATAATCTATTAAGTTAAAAATTATTCATAAAAAATTTTTTTTATAATATATCTTAAAAAGATTTAAAGATTTTTATGTATTTATCAAAAAATTGTGTGAAATAATTATTTATGAATTTTAATTTAATTCTTAACGGAAATATAAATAAGCAAGTTATTAAAATAATTAATCAATATAGTAAAAATTCTGCAAAATGAATAGGTGTTGATAAAGGTTCATTGTTCATTTTGAAAAATAATTTAAAACTTTATGCTGCTTTAGGTGATTTTGATTCTGTCAACAAGAATGAACTTGAATTAATTAAAGAAAATACTAAAAATTTTTTCATTTATCCCCCCGAAAAAGACCAAACAGATTTTGAAATAACTTTAGATTGATTAACAAAGCAGAAAAAAATTAATAAAATTAAGATTTTTGGTTGAAACGGTGGTAGATTAGATCAATTGTTATCTAATTTATCTGCATTAGCAAATTTTAAATATTACAAAATATTGAATAAGATTGAATTTATTGATTATTCTAATTGAGCTAAATTATATTTACCTGGCCAATGATCATTATCAAGATTTGGTAATATGAAGTATATATCTTTTTATTCATTACAAAACATAAAAAATTTTTCTATTGTAAATTCAAAATATCAATTAAAAAATAAAGATTTAATTTCTAGTACCACTTTATCAAGTAATGAATTTATTAAAAATAAAAAAATTAATTTTTCATT
This is a stretch of genomic DNA from Mycoplasmoides pirum ATCC 25960. It encodes these proteins:
- the scpA gene encoding segregation/condensation protein A, whose product is MVKMIWCEDIKHGIGKNNSLPWKIPEEMEHFKKTTMNKVVVMGFNTYKSMGKLLPNRINIIMTKNHKSDVPKDALIYQTAKSVLKDFQDVDIYVIGGKLIYELFLEFADELIVSRLSNDFKCDTKFNPKLNEFNLIEKKSFKKFDVFYYRRKNDLNNISNSNLEPIDNIFNLSFLHFVGPFDLLLALIQDKKMDILNLDLAELTAQYLKFIKENMKNVDIEQITDYLVMATYLIELKSKQIIPSTDDENEEDYDLSNNKERDRLVKHLIEYKHYREVIPKLEELQLNRSQMIGKEADEWNAFQVSNDDLPEAPLPNYMNPDRLLVAMQRIFNRLKNKSINSPKIVVEELSIEDVQNEIYEIIKNSKSKQITLTQLLSKVDQNKLNQMYFVTCFVALLVLTRYQKIDMFQKKVNDEIYIELNTKPISNEPEETIEEMIKRQEDFKRETEEYRKQIMKQRAEEYQKKREMYLKEKYGDAYVSREEYRKMSDAEKLKLRERQKEINKNNNGNKE
- the scpB gene encoding SMC-Scp complex subunit ScpB, giving the protein MAKKEKISKQIKTKSNNLNLDKIKNVFAKEKSQLSPPKKKNINNQTSLDVKAIIQGALFVAGKEGMTLAELHKILPKLTMEEIKQNLGKLQNKFDLDNELGITIKDYGNKYKFLTKPEIKNEMRRYANLKFKNPLNSKLMEVLAIIAYNQPCTRPRISEIRGVDSANLVDILIEHGLVQELGRSDTWGRPFIYSVTDKFFDLFGISTIEDLPKVQNFDPESFLEANFFDSNRFEE
- a CDS encoding thiamine diphosphokinase, giving the protein MNFNLILNGNINKQVIKIINQYSKNSAKWIGVDKGSLFILKNNLKLYAALGDFDSVNKNELELIKENTKNFFIYPPEKDQTDFEITLDWLTKQKKINKIKIFGWNGGRLDQLLSNLSALANFKYYKILNKIEFIDYSNWAKLYLPGQWSLSRFGNMKYISFYSLQNIKNFSIVNSKYQLKNKDLISSTTLSSNEFIKNKKINFSFDSGIILVIQSKD